A genomic region of Anopheles coustani chromosome 3, idAnoCousDA_361_x.2, whole genome shotgun sequence contains the following coding sequences:
- the LOC131259336 gene encoding G-protein coupled receptor moody, with the protein MDLFETGENSVETNPHSYPHHHNLTNNGSINGIPLYTGYPRLLLNIATMTCIAYMVVGVPGNLLTIVALVKSKKTRNATAVFIMNLSFSDLLFCCFNLPLAASTFWHQAWLYGDLFCRLLPMMRYGLLAVSLFTILAITINRYIMIGHQRLYQRIYRTRHLCLMVAFTWILGFGSLLPTWHEKWGKFGLDVVIHSCSILPDSQRHSPKQFLFLIAFALPCLCIIICYARIFYIVRSTALRTKDQPGEHGEDSLEDVSSVVSNQHLPDVPGAVAGCAYVSPKKDSRAGSLTNECSNPSPLSCSNFSQHLDWHFIDSSTDNEIFYDGTVREVTQKETSSIATQRATFIDRGDCNISMDPPQTSGNMAESTIKPRNQRYANASGPGVRRNASNAANARKRKKHINTSGASIMSAGKMSAKDRKLLQMILVIFLAFLVCYLPITMVKLFRPNMQVLNVVSYLLIYLTTCINPIIYVVMSREYRRAYSDLVLCRTFGITKTTCKQQKAANALRFAPKR; encoded by the exons ATGGATCTGTTCGAAACGGGAGAGAATAGTGTCGAGACCAACCCTCATAGTTATCCACACCATCATAATCTCACCAACAATG GATCCATCAACGGCATACCACTCTACACCGGATACCCCCGCCTGCTTCTCAACATTGCAACGATGACGTGCATTGCGTACATGGTGGTTGGAGTCCCGGGCAACCTGCTGACAATAGTGGCCTTGGTAAAGAGTAAGAAA ACGCGCAACGCAACGGCCGTTTTCATTATGAATTTATCGTTTTCCGATCTGCTGTTCTGCTGCTTCAACCTGCCGCTGGCTGCGAGCACCTTCTGGCACCAGGCCTGGCTGTACGGCGATCTCTTCTGCCGGCTGCTACCGATGATGCGGTATGGTCTGTTGGCCGTCTCGTTGTTTACCATACTGGCTATCACGATCAATCGTTACATTATGATCGGCCATCAGCGGTTATATCAAAG AATATATCGTACGAGACATCTATGCCTGATGGTTGCCTTTACGTGGATCCTAGGATTTGGCTCACTGCTACCGACCTGGCATGAGAAATGGGGTAAATTCGGGCTGGATGTCGTCATTCACTCTTGTTCCATACTGCCGGACAGTCAAC GCCATTCCCCGAAGCAGTTTCTGTTTCTAATCGCCTTTGCCCTGCCCTGTCTATGTATAATTATTTGCTACGCACGAATATTCTACATCGTTCGAAGTACCGCCCTGCGTACCAAAGACCAACCAGGCGAGCATGGTGAGGATAGTTTAGAGGACGTATCGAGCGTCGTAAGCAATCAACATTTACCGGATGTTCCGGGAGCCGTCGCAGGGTGCGCATATGTGTCGCCGAAAAAAGATAGCAGAGCTGGGTCACTGACGAACGAATGCTCGAATCCATCACCTCTGTCTTGCAGCAACTTTAGTCAACACTTGGATTGGCATTTTATCGATTCAAGTACAGATAATGAGATATTTTACGATGGAACCGTAAGGGAGGTGACTCAAAAGGAGACTTCGAGCATTGCAACACAACGGGCCACATTTATCGATCGAGGAGATTGTAACATATCAATG GATCCTCCTCAAACTAGTGGCAATATGGCAGAAAGTACTATCAAACCACGCAATCAGAGATACGCCAATGCTTCAGGACCGGGCGTAAGACGGAATGCGAGTAATGCTGCAAACGCAAGAAAGCGCAAAAAACATATCAACACCTCCGGAGCCTCAATCATGAGCGCAGGCAAAATGTCCGCCAAGGACCGCAAGCTGCTGCAGATGATTCTGGTGATATTCCTTGCCTTTCTGGTGTGCTACCTACCGATCACGATGGTGAAGTTGTTCCGTCCCAACATGCAGGTGTTGAATGTAGTATCCTACCTGCTGATCTATTTAACGACTTGCATCAATCCTATTATCTACGTCGTTATGTCCAGAGAATATCGTCGCGCGTATTCTGATCTTGTGCTGTGCCGGACGTTTGGGATTACGAAAACTACATGTAAACAGCAGAAAGCTGCCAACGCGCTCCGGTTTGCTCCGAAACGTTAG